The following are from one region of the Rhizobacter sp. AJA081-3 genome:
- a CDS encoding nitrate reductase produces MAETRSTCPYCGVGCGVIIESQGRQITGVRGDPDHPANFGRLCSKGSTLHLSATAEVTLQTRLLHPMQRLARGEAPQRVGWEAALDLAADRFAGVVREHGPDSVGFYLSGQLLTEDYYVFNKLAKGLIGTNNVDTNSRLCMSSAVAGYKATLGADAPPACYDDLAHAHTLFIAGSNTAFAHPVLFRRIEDAKRANPALRLIVVDPRRTDTAEAADLFLQILPGTDVALFNGLLHLMLWEGLTDTAYIAARTQGFEALRDRVRDFAPKDVAAICGIAETDLVTAARWFAGLDGSDANGGPRRPTLSLYCQGLNQSASGTAKNAALINLHLATGQIGKAGAGPFSLTGQPNAMGGREVGGLANLLSGHRDLGNAQHRAEVARLWGVDEVPALPGKTAVEMFEAAADGQIKALWITCTNPAQSLPDQATVRRALERAEFVVVQEAFATTATCAYADLLLPATTWGEKDGTVTNSERCISRVRPAVWGPGEARHDWAVGTAFAQRLEARLRPGRPTLFAYATPESVWNEHRETTRGRDLDITGLSYAQLDEAPQQWPFPSGATTGRARLYEDGIFPTENGRARFADTRHEPLAEPRDARYPFSLNTGRLRDQWHGMSRTGTVARLFGHVAEPYIDMHAQDMARLKLAEGDLVHVTSRRGTLVLPARASAQVAPAQSFIAMHWGEEYLSGRGATGARMTGVNSLTSPAFCPSSKQPELKHAAVKILKAELPWQLLAMAWLPEGQALRAQALLREAMGAFAFATAVPFGRERCGVMFRAASYEPPPQELVQQIETVLQLDQPGVLRYADRRRGQQRCMKLAPQGSDARLEAFLLAGDISAEAWVRPLLQDGASAQAFGRALLQPGAKAPMALPARGRQICSCFDVSEAQVGETLSHCSGTPDAQLAQLQSELRCGTNCGSCIPELRRIVRLRQRAA; encoded by the coding sequence GTGGCCGAAACCCGATCCACCTGCCCCTACTGCGGCGTCGGCTGCGGGGTGATCATCGAGTCGCAGGGGCGGCAGATCACCGGCGTGCGCGGCGACCCGGACCACCCGGCCAACTTCGGCCGGCTGTGCAGTAAGGGCAGCACGCTGCACCTGTCCGCCACCGCCGAGGTGACGTTGCAGACGCGGCTGCTTCACCCGATGCAGCGCCTGGCGCGCGGCGAGGCGCCGCAACGCGTGGGCTGGGAGGCCGCGCTCGACCTGGCGGCGGATCGTTTCGCCGGCGTGGTCCGCGAGCACGGCCCGGATTCGGTGGGCTTCTACCTCTCCGGCCAGCTGCTCACCGAGGACTACTACGTCTTCAACAAGCTCGCCAAAGGCCTGATCGGCACCAACAACGTCGACACCAACTCGCGCCTGTGCATGAGCAGCGCGGTGGCGGGCTACAAGGCGACGTTGGGCGCCGATGCGCCGCCGGCCTGCTACGATGATCTGGCCCACGCGCACACCCTGTTCATCGCCGGCTCGAACACCGCTTTCGCGCACCCGGTCCTGTTCCGCCGCATCGAGGACGCCAAGCGTGCCAACCCGGCGCTGCGCCTGATCGTCGTCGACCCGCGCCGCACCGACACCGCCGAAGCCGCCGACCTGTTCCTGCAGATCCTGCCTGGCACCGACGTCGCCTTGTTCAACGGCCTGCTGCACCTGATGCTGTGGGAAGGCCTGACCGATACGGCCTACATCGCTGCGCGCACGCAGGGCTTCGAGGCGCTGCGCGACCGCGTGCGCGACTTCGCGCCCAAGGACGTGGCGGCGATCTGCGGCATCGCCGAGACCGACCTGGTGACTGCCGCGCGCTGGTTCGCCGGGCTGGACGGCAGTGACGCCAACGGCGGCCCGCGCCGGCCCACGCTGTCGCTGTACTGCCAGGGGCTGAACCAGAGCGCCAGCGGCACAGCGAAGAACGCCGCGCTGATCAACCTGCATCTGGCCACCGGTCAGATCGGCAAGGCGGGTGCCGGGCCGTTCTCGCTGACCGGCCAGCCCAACGCGATGGGCGGGCGCGAGGTGGGCGGCCTGGCCAACCTGCTGTCGGGGCATCGCGACCTGGGCAATGCGCAGCACCGCGCGGAGGTCGCGCGCTTGTGGGGCGTGGATGAGGTGCCCGCGCTGCCCGGCAAGACCGCGGTGGAGATGTTCGAAGCGGCTGCCGATGGCCAGATCAAGGCGCTGTGGATCACCTGCACCAACCCGGCGCAGTCGCTGCCCGACCAGGCCACCGTGCGGCGCGCGCTCGAGCGCGCCGAGTTCGTGGTGGTGCAGGAGGCCTTCGCCACGACCGCCACCTGCGCCTATGCCGACCTGCTGCTGCCCGCCACCACCTGGGGCGAGAAGGACGGTACCGTCACCAACAGCGAGCGGTGCATCAGCCGCGTGCGCCCTGCCGTCTGGGGGCCGGGGGAGGCGCGGCACGACTGGGCGGTGGGCACCGCCTTCGCACAGCGGCTCGAGGCGCGGCTGAGACCTGGCCGGCCGACGCTGTTCGCCTATGCCACACCGGAATCAGTGTGGAACGAGCACCGCGAGACGACGCGCGGCCGCGACCTCGACATCACCGGCCTGAGCTATGCGCAGCTCGACGAAGCGCCGCAGCAATGGCCCTTCCCGAGCGGCGCCACGACCGGCCGGGCGCGGCTGTACGAAGACGGAATCTTCCCGACCGAGAACGGCCGCGCCCGCTTCGCCGACACGCGCCACGAGCCGCTCGCCGAGCCGCGCGACGCGCGCTATCCGTTCTCGCTGAACACCGGCCGGCTGCGCGACCAGTGGCATGGCATGAGCCGCACCGGCACCGTGGCGCGGCTGTTCGGCCATGTGGCCGAGCCGTACATCGACATGCATGCGCAGGACATGGCCCGGCTGAAGCTTGCCGAGGGCGACCTGGTGCATGTGACTTCGCGGCGCGGCACGCTGGTGCTGCCGGCACGCGCCAGCGCTCAGGTCGCACCGGCGCAGAGCTTCATCGCCATGCACTGGGGCGAGGAGTACCTGTCCGGCCGCGGCGCCACCGGCGCGCGCATGACCGGCGTCAATTCGCTGACCAGCCCGGCCTTCTGCCCGAGCTCGAAGCAGCCCGAACTCAAGCACGCCGCGGTGAAGATCCTCAAGGCGGAGTTGCCATGGCAGCTGCTCGCCATGGCCTGGTTGCCTGAAGGCCAGGCACTGCGCGCGCAGGCGCTGCTGCGCGAGGCGATGGGTGCCTTCGCCTTCGCCACCGCCGTGCCCTTCGGGCGCGAGCGCTGCGGGGTGATGTTCCGCGCTGCGTCCTATGAGCCGCCGCCGCAGGAGCTGGTGCAACAGATCGAAACCGTGCTGCAGCTCGACCAGCCCGGCGTGCTGCGTTATGCCGACCGCCGGCGCGGCCAGCAGCGTTGCATGAAGCTCGCGCCGCAGGGCAGCGACGCGCGGCTCGAGGCCTTCCTGCTCGCTGGCGACATCAGCGCCGAGGCCTGGGTGCGCCCGCTGCTGCAGGACGGTGCGAGCGCACAGGCTTTCGGCCGGGCTTTGCTGCAGCCCGGCGCGAAGGCGCCGATGGCTCTGCCCGCGCGCGGCCGGCAGATCTGCAGCTGCTTCGATGTCAGCGAGGCGCAGGTCGGCGAGACCCTGTCACATTGCAGCGGCACACCGGACGCACAACTCGCGCAACTGCAGAGCGAACTCCGATGCGGCACCAACTGCGGATCGTGCATTCCGGAACTCAGGCGTATCGTTCGCCTCCGACAACGGGCGGCATGA
- the ybiB gene encoding DNA-binding protein YbiB translates to MSIATYIKEIGRGKEGARALTQEQAHDLMSQVLDGHVTDLEIGAFAIAMRIKGETTDELAGFLQATHERCIGLHPQHPMVVLPSYNGARKLPNLTTLLALLLSQEGVPVLVHGPEHDPGRVTTAEIFQTLGLPSASDAGDIHAAWQRREPVFIRTEALCPPLARLLDARRVIGLRNPAHTVAKLLAPGRQSPSLRVVNYTHPEYGTMLTGFLGQTLANAMLLRGTEGEPVADPRRLPRLDVFLAGQLRPELSRAAQEGVLTELPVLPRSNDAATTALYIQSVVSGEKPAPGPLQQQVECLVAALAALQRLQTQEKTA, encoded by the coding sequence ATGAGCATCGCGACATACATCAAGGAAATCGGACGAGGCAAGGAAGGCGCGCGGGCCCTGACCCAGGAGCAGGCGCACGACCTGATGAGCCAGGTGCTCGACGGCCATGTCACCGACCTCGAGATCGGCGCATTCGCGATTGCGATGCGCATCAAGGGCGAGACCACCGACGAGCTCGCCGGCTTCCTGCAGGCCACGCACGAACGTTGCATCGGCTTGCATCCACAGCACCCGATGGTGGTGCTGCCCTCGTACAACGGCGCACGCAAGCTGCCCAACCTGACGACGCTGCTGGCATTGCTGCTGTCACAGGAGGGCGTGCCGGTGCTGGTGCACGGGCCCGAACACGACCCGGGCCGGGTGACCACCGCCGAGATCTTCCAGACCCTGGGCCTGCCCAGCGCCAGCGACGCCGGCGACATTCACGCCGCATGGCAACGCCGCGAGCCGGTGTTCATCCGCACTGAAGCACTCTGCCCGCCGCTGGCCCGCTTGCTCGACGCGCGCCGCGTGATCGGCCTGCGCAACCCGGCGCACACGGTGGCCAAGTTGCTAGCGCCGGGGCGGCAATCGCCCTCGCTGCGCGTGGTGAACTACACCCACCCCGAATACGGCACGATGCTCACCGGCTTTCTCGGCCAGACGCTGGCCAACGCGATGCTGCTGCGCGGCACCGAGGGCGAGCCGGTGGCGGACCCGCGCCGGTTGCCGCGGCTCGATGTCTTCCTCGCCGGGCAGTTGCGTCCCGAGTTGTCGCGCGCGGCGCAGGAGGGCGTGCTCACCGAGTTGCCCGTGCTGCCCCGCAGCAACGACGCCGCCACCACGGCGCTGTACATCCAGTCGGTGGTCAGCGGGGAGAAGCCGGCCCCCGGCCCGCTGCAGCAGCAGGTGGAATGCCTGGTCGCGGCGCTGGCAGCGTTGCAGCGGCTGCAAACCCAGGAGAAGACCGCATGA
- a CDS encoding GGDEF domain-containing protein, whose product MTEVTSPSSLPRAEPAGSVLAALRSSEGEMSAALLELIERLELPFGVKDVATSQYRHVNGRLAALFGTTPDKMIGTADAQWLEAAQWPALRTAEHAALAMSRGALTEHRLDIGGARREFNVARVGLSSADGTPKLICSLWTELTAHRQREAQLQQALAQLEQQQLAAEALRRETQDQTLRDNVTGLYQKMHFEDQLRREVDLSSREHREFSLVSIALDPPSEEVKAMGTEAHTRILEALGRLLRGNTRAMDASCRLDNSRFAVLLSGVGLATAHSRMEGLRRQCATQIVVLQGRNIGFTVSMGVASFPHTAHTQDDLVGAAETALAEARKRGGNHVTLASIRFALE is encoded by the coding sequence ATGACCGAAGTCACCTCGCCTTCCAGCCTGCCGCGCGCCGAACCGGCCGGCAGTGTGCTGGCGGCGTTGCGTTCCAGCGAAGGTGAAATGAGCGCCGCGCTGCTCGAACTGATCGAACGGCTGGAGTTGCCCTTCGGCGTGAAGGACGTGGCCACATCGCAGTACCGGCACGTGAACGGGCGCCTGGCGGCCCTGTTCGGTACCACGCCCGACAAGATGATCGGCACGGCCGATGCGCAATGGCTGGAAGCGGCTCAATGGCCGGCGCTGCGCACGGCGGAGCACGCCGCCCTGGCCATGTCCCGCGGCGCATTGACCGAGCATCGCCTCGATATCGGCGGGGCCAGGCGAGAGTTCAACGTGGCGCGCGTCGGCTTGTCTTCGGCAGACGGCACGCCAAAGCTGATCTGCAGCCTCTGGACGGAACTGACGGCACACAGGCAGCGCGAGGCGCAACTTCAGCAGGCGCTGGCGCAACTCGAGCAGCAGCAGCTGGCCGCCGAGGCCTTGCGCCGCGAGACACAAGACCAGACGTTGCGCGACAACGTCACGGGGCTCTACCAGAAGATGCACTTCGAGGACCAGTTGCGACGCGAAGTCGACCTCTCGTCACGCGAGCACCGCGAGTTCTCACTGGTGTCGATCGCGCTCGACCCGCCTTCCGAAGAGGTCAAGGCCATGGGCACCGAAGCCCATACGCGCATTCTCGAGGCGCTCGGGCGCCTGTTGCGCGGCAACACGCGGGCGATGGATGCCTCGTGCCGCCTGGACAACTCACGCTTCGCCGTGCTGCTGTCGGGCGTCGGGCTGGCCACGGCGCACTCGCGCATGGAAGGCCTGCGTCGCCAGTGCGCCACCCAGATCGTCGTGCTGCAGGGGCGCAACATCGGCTTCACGGTTTCGATGGGCGTGGCGAGCTTTCCGCACACCGCGCACACGCAGGACGATCTGGTCGGCGCGGCAGAGACTGCGCTCGCCGAGGCGCGCAAGCGCGGCGGCAACCACGTCACGCTGGCCAGCATCCGCTTCGCGCTGGAATAG
- a CDS encoding sulfite exporter TauE/SafE family protein — MPLPSPTLLIELLVLGGCTGFLAGLLGIGGGMLMVPFVTLIIGARGVEPGLAVKMAIATSMSTILFTSISSLRAHHKRGAVRWDLVRGIAPGIVIGSLLAGAGAFSLIKGAALAVLFAVFVGFSATQMLLDRKPAPSRSMPGPLGQGAAGAGIGFLSGLVGAGGAFVSVPFMAWCNVPIHNAVATSAALGFPIALASTVGYVIGGWNLPPALPGAVGYLYVPALLCIAVASVSTAPLGARAAHSLDMRQLRRVFALMLYALAAYMLYKGLAG; from the coding sequence ATGCCGCTGCCCTCGCCCACGCTCCTGATCGAACTGCTCGTCCTCGGTGGATGCACCGGCTTCCTCGCAGGGTTGCTGGGCATCGGCGGGGGCATGCTCATGGTGCCCTTCGTCACCCTGATCATCGGGGCTCGCGGCGTGGAGCCCGGACTCGCCGTGAAGATGGCCATCGCCACGTCGATGTCGACCATCCTGTTCACATCGATCTCCAGTCTGCGTGCACACCACAAGCGGGGTGCCGTGCGCTGGGATCTGGTGCGCGGCATCGCCCCTGGCATCGTGATCGGCTCGCTGCTGGCGGGTGCCGGCGCGTTCTCGTTGATCAAGGGCGCGGCGCTCGCGGTGCTGTTCGCTGTCTTCGTCGGCTTCTCGGCCACGCAGATGCTGCTCGACCGCAAGCCCGCGCCGTCGCGAAGCATGCCCGGGCCGCTGGGCCAGGGCGCGGCGGGCGCCGGAATCGGCTTCCTCTCCGGCCTGGTCGGCGCGGGCGGCGCGTTCGTCTCGGTTCCCTTCATGGCGTGGTGCAATGTTCCGATCCACAACGCCGTGGCCACCAGTGCGGCGCTGGGATTCCCGATTGCGCTGGCGAGCACGGTGGGCTACGTGATCGGCGGATGGAACCTGCCGCCGGCCCTGCCCGGCGCCGTGGGCTATCTGTACGTGCCGGCGTTGCTCTGCATTGCCGTCGCGAGCGTGAGCACGGCGCCGCTGGGCGCACGGGCGGCGCACAGCCTCGACATGCGACAACTCAGGCGGGTGTTCGCGCTGATGCTGTACGCGCTGGCGGCGTACATGCTCTACAAGGGACTGGCGGGATGA
- a CDS encoding sterol desaturase family protein, which yields MQELDKLNQLTESHGELRPGKGLISGIIALSLAILCFLGVLAFHFPEYLTTPQLRQSYNVDIIRKIMYAALVIAGGIAIFNTVFGRARWLALAAFALVALTALLGGHKVPVNDFADNTPYIGLDWFILDLLGSSLIFIFVEKLFALRKQQPVFRAEWQTDFHHFIVNHMVVGFVLLATNLLVHKLFGWAAKDGVRFWVQDLNFFVALFLIVLVADLVQYWTHRAYHEVPVLWRLHAVHHSAKSMDWLAGSRQHIVELLITRTLVLAPIYVLGFSKEVIDAYIVIVGFQAVFNHANVSVRLGPLRYLIVTPNFHHWHHSQDDEAIDRNYAAHFAFLDHLFGTAVQSDRKWPDRYGVQGDYVPDGFLKQLAFPFVWKKS from the coding sequence ATGCAGGAACTCGACAAGCTCAACCAGCTCACCGAATCGCACGGCGAGCTGCGGCCCGGCAAGGGCCTCATTTCCGGGATCATCGCCTTGTCGCTGGCGATCCTGTGCTTCCTGGGCGTCCTGGCCTTCCACTTCCCCGAGTACCTGACGACGCCGCAGCTGCGCCAGTCGTACAACGTCGACATCATCCGCAAGATCATGTATGCGGCACTGGTGATCGCCGGCGGCATCGCCATCTTCAACACCGTGTTCGGCCGCGCACGCTGGCTGGCGCTCGCAGCCTTCGCACTGGTGGCGCTGACGGCGCTGCTGGGCGGCCACAAGGTGCCGGTGAACGACTTCGCCGACAACACGCCCTACATCGGCCTGGACTGGTTCATCCTCGACCTGCTCGGCTCTTCGCTGATCTTCATCTTCGTCGAAAAGCTGTTCGCGCTGCGCAAGCAGCAGCCGGTGTTCCGCGCCGAATGGCAGACCGACTTCCACCACTTCATCGTCAACCACATGGTGGTCGGCTTCGTGCTGCTGGCCACCAACCTGCTGGTGCACAAGCTGTTCGGCTGGGCGGCGAAGGACGGCGTGCGCTTCTGGGTGCAGGACCTGAACTTCTTCGTCGCGCTGTTCCTGATCGTGCTGGTGGCCGATCTGGTGCAGTACTGGACGCATCGTGCGTACCACGAGGTGCCCGTACTCTGGCGCCTGCACGCCGTGCACCACAGCGCCAAGAGCATGGACTGGCTGGCCGGCTCGCGCCAGCACATCGTCGAGCTTCTGATCACGCGCACGCTGGTGCTGGCGCCGATCTACGTGCTCGGCTTCAGCAAGGAAGTGATCGACGCCTACATCGTCATCGTCGGCTTCCAGGCGGTGTTCAATCACGCCAACGTGAGCGTGCGGCTCGGGCCCTTGCGCTACCTGATCGTCACACCGAACTTCCACCATTGGCACCACTCGCAGGACGACGAAGCGATCGATCGCAACTATGCGGCGCACTTCGCATTCCTCGACCACCTGTTCGGCACCGCGGTGCAGTCCGACCGCAAGTGGCCCGACCGCTACGGCGTGCAGGGCGACTACGTGCCCGACGGCTTCCTCAAGCAGCTCGCCTTCCCGTTCGTCTGGAAGAAGTCCTGA
- the cobA gene encoding uroporphyrinogen-III C-methyltransferase, whose protein sequence is MTAGRVSLVGAGPGDPDLLTLKAVRAIRAATVLLVDDLVGEGVLRYARRGARIVHVGKRGGCASTPQAFIEKLMAAEALQGERVVRLKGGDPFVFGRGGEEAEHLRAQGIQVNVVNGITAGLAATAALGVPLTHREHAHGVMMVTGHARGDGASLHWPTIAAAAAQGLTLVIYMGVSTVRSLQAGLLEALPAGTPVAVVQHASLPQQRHAVGTLGGLADLVEEHGLGSPAVIVVGDVLRGMHHAALEAQPMKHARTA, encoded by the coding sequence ATGACGGCAGGACGCGTGTCGCTGGTGGGCGCCGGCCCCGGCGACCCGGATCTATTGACCCTCAAGGCCGTGCGCGCCATCCGCGCCGCCACCGTGCTGCTCGTCGACGACCTGGTCGGCGAAGGCGTACTGCGTTACGCGCGCCGCGGCGCGCGCATCGTGCATGTCGGCAAGCGCGGCGGCTGTGCGAGCACACCGCAGGCCTTCATCGAGAAGCTGATGGCCGCCGAGGCGCTGCAGGGCGAGCGCGTGGTGCGCCTGAAGGGCGGCGACCCCTTCGTGTTCGGGCGCGGCGGCGAGGAGGCCGAGCACCTGCGTGCGCAAGGCATCCAGGTCAATGTCGTCAACGGCATCACCGCCGGCCTGGCCGCCACGGCCGCGCTCGGCGTGCCGCTGACGCACCGCGAGCACGCCCACGGCGTGATGATGGTGACGGGCCACGCGCGTGGCGATGGCGCCTCGCTGCACTGGCCGACCATCGCCGCCGCCGCGGCGCAGGGCCTGACGCTGGTGATCTACATGGGCGTGTCGACGGTGCGCTCATTGCAGGCTGGCCTGCTCGAGGCGCTGCCCGCCGGCACACCTGTCGCCGTGGTGCAGCACGCCAGCCTGCCGCAGCAGCGCCACGCGGTCGGCACGCTCGGCGGCCTGGCCGATCTGGTCGAGGAGCATGGCCTGGGCAGCCCCGCGGTGATCGTGGTGGGCGACGTGTTGCGCGGCATGCATCACGCCGCGCTCGAGGCGCAACCGATGAAACACGCGCGCACCGCCTGA
- the nirD gene encoding nitrite reductase small subunit NirD translates to MSQWKVICRVDEIPVLGARRVSRANGAEVAVFRNAEDKVFALLDRCPHKGGPLSQGIVFGESVACPLHNWTIGLADGCAKAPDIGCTTRFSVKVESGVVSLDVDELNSLALYPGNAVA, encoded by the coding sequence ATGAGCCAGTGGAAAGTGATCTGCCGCGTCGACGAAATCCCTGTGCTTGGCGCACGGCGCGTGTCGCGCGCCAACGGCGCCGAAGTCGCCGTGTTCCGCAACGCCGAGGACAAGGTGTTCGCCCTGCTCGACCGCTGCCCGCACAAGGGTGGCCCGCTGAGCCAGGGCATCGTGTTCGGCGAGAGCGTCGCCTGCCCGCTGCACAACTGGACCATCGGCCTGGCCGACGGCTGCGCCAAGGCGCCGGACATCGGCTGCACGACGCGCTTTTCCGTCAAGGTGGAATCCGGCGTGGTTTCGCTCGACGTCGACGAGTTGAACTCGCTGGCCCTGTACCCGGGCAACGCGGTCGCCTGA
- the nirB gene encoding nitrite reductase large subunit NirB, giving the protein MKKMKLVMVGNGMAGVRTLEELLKIAPELYDVAVFGAEPHPNYNRILLSPVLAGEQTLDEIVLNPLSWYEEHGIRLHLGKKVVDVDRRRRVVKAADGTEEEYDRLLLATGSNPFILPVPGKELEGVIAYRDIADTNAMIDAAQKYRHAVVIGGGLLGLEAANGLMLRGMQVTVVHIMPWLMERQLDDTAGRLLQKSLEDRGLKFMIGAQTQALVGGADGRVTAVQFKDGTQIPADLVVMAAGIRPNTELAEKIGLHVNRGIVVSDTLQTVTDPRIYAVGECAAHRGIAYGLVAPLFEQGKVCATHLAEFGIGRYTGSQTSTKLKVTGIDLFSAGNFTGGGDCEEIVMSDPFGGVYKKLVIKDDKLVGACLYGDTVDGSWYFKLLREGRKIADIRDKLMFGESNIGDTGHEGNTRAAAMADSDEVCGCNGVNKGTICKAIKDKGLFTLDEVRKHTKASASCGSCTGLVEQLLMFTAGGDYSKAPTKKAMCGCTDASHQEAREAIKADHLLTIDSVYKRLGWRTPNGCSSCRPAINYYLISSWPKEARDDPQSRYINERSHANIQKDGTYSVIPRMWGGETTADELRRIADAVDKYKIPTVKVTGGQRIDLLGVKKEDLVGVWKDIGMPSGHAYAKALRTVKTCVGSEWCRFGTQDSTQMGKDLERALWRMYAPHKVKLAVSGCPRNCAEAGIKDVGVIGVDSGWEIYVAGNGGIKTEVAQFLVKLKTAAEVLEYSGAFLQLYREEGWYLERTCHWVGRVGLDYVKKQILDDHALRKSLWERLQFSLDGEPDPWFEFDKASVDTRQFTPVGAL; this is encoded by the coding sequence ATGAAGAAGATGAAGCTCGTGATGGTCGGCAACGGCATGGCCGGCGTCCGCACGCTCGAAGAACTGCTGAAGATCGCCCCCGAGCTCTACGACGTGGCCGTCTTCGGCGCCGAGCCGCACCCGAACTACAACCGCATCCTGCTCAGCCCGGTGCTGGCCGGCGAGCAGACGCTCGACGAGATCGTGCTGAACCCTCTGTCGTGGTACGAGGAGCACGGCATCCGTCTGCACCTGGGCAAGAAGGTGGTCGACGTGGACCGGCGCCGCCGCGTGGTCAAGGCCGCCGACGGCACCGAGGAGGAATACGACCGCCTGCTTCTGGCCACGGGCTCCAACCCGTTCATCCTGCCGGTGCCCGGCAAGGAACTCGAAGGCGTCATCGCCTACCGCGACATCGCCGACACCAACGCCATGATCGACGCGGCGCAGAAGTACCGGCATGCGGTCGTCATCGGCGGCGGCTTGCTCGGCCTGGAAGCCGCCAATGGCCTGATGCTGCGCGGCATGCAGGTCACCGTCGTGCACATCATGCCCTGGCTGATGGAGCGCCAGCTCGACGACACCGCCGGCCGGCTGCTGCAGAAGTCGCTCGAGGACCGCGGCCTGAAATTCATGATCGGTGCGCAGACGCAGGCCCTGGTCGGCGGCGCCGATGGTCGTGTCACCGCGGTGCAGTTCAAGGACGGCACACAGATCCCTGCCGACCTGGTGGTGATGGCCGCCGGCATTCGCCCGAACACCGAGCTGGCCGAGAAGATCGGCCTGCACGTGAACCGCGGCATCGTCGTCAGCGACACCCTGCAGACCGTCACCGACCCGCGCATCTACGCGGTCGGCGAATGCGCAGCGCACCGCGGCATCGCCTACGGCCTGGTGGCGCCGCTGTTCGAGCAGGGCAAGGTCTGCGCGACGCACCTGGCCGAGTTCGGCATCGGCCGCTACACCGGCAGCCAGACCAGCACCAAGCTGAAGGTGACCGGCATCGACCTGTTCTCGGCCGGCAACTTCACTGGCGGTGGCGACTGCGAGGAGATCGTGATGAGCGACCCCTTCGGCGGCGTGTACAAGAAGCTCGTCATCAAGGACGACAAGCTCGTCGGCGCCTGCCTGTATGGCGATACCGTCGACGGCTCCTGGTACTTCAAGCTGCTTCGCGAGGGCCGCAAGATCGCCGACATCCGCGACAAGCTGATGTTCGGCGAAAGCAACATCGGCGACACCGGCCACGAAGGCAACACGCGCGCCGCGGCGATGGCCGACAGCGACGAGGTGTGCGGCTGCAATGGCGTCAACAAGGGCACGATCTGCAAGGCCATCAAGGACAAGGGCCTGTTCACGCTCGACGAGGTACGCAAGCACACCAAGGCCAGCGCGAGCTGCGGCTCCTGCACGGGCCTGGTCGAGCAGCTGCTGATGTTCACCGCCGGTGGCGACTACTCGAAGGCGCCGACCAAGAAGGCCATGTGCGGCTGCACCGACGCCAGCCACCAGGAGGCGCGCGAGGCGATCAAGGCCGATCACTTGCTGACCATCGACTCGGTCTACAAGCGCCTGGGCTGGCGCACGCCGAACGGCTGCTCCTCCTGCCGGCCGGCGATCAACTACTACCTGATCAGCAGCTGGCCGAAGGAGGCCAGGGACGATCCGCAGAGCCGCTACATCAACGAGCGCAGCCACGCCAACATCCAGAAGGACGGCACCTACTCGGTGATCCCGCGCATGTGGGGCGGCGAGACAACGGCCGACGAGCTGCGTCGCATTGCCGACGCGGTGGACAAGTACAAGATCCCCACCGTCAAGGTGACGGGCGGCCAGCGCATCGACCTGCTCGGCGTGAAGAAGGAAGACCTGGTCGGCGTCTGGAAGGACATCGGCATGCCCAGCGGCCATGCCTATGCGAAGGCATTGCGCACCGTGAAGACCTGCGTGGGCAGCGAGTGGTGCCGCTTCGGCACGCAGGACAGCACGCAGATGGGCAAGGACCTGGAGCGAGCGCTGTGGCGCATGTACGCGCCGCACAAGGTCAAGCTCGCCGTGTCGGGCTGCCCGCGCAACTGCGCCGAGGCCGGCATCAAGGACGTCGGCGTGATCGGCGTCGACTCGGGCTGGGAGATCTACGTCGCCGGCAACGGCGGCATCAAGACCGAGGTGGCGCAGTTCCTCGTCAAGCTCAAGACCGCTGCCGAGGTGCTCGAGTACAGCGGCGCCTTCCTGCAGCTGTACCGCGAGGAAGGCTGGTACCTGGAGCGCACCTGCCACTGGGTCGGCCGCGTCGGGCTGGACTATGTGAAGAAGCAGATCCTCGACGACCACGCGCTGCGCAAGAGCCTGTGGGAGCGGCTGCAGTTCTCGCTCGACGGCGAGCCCGACCCCTGGTTCGAGTTCGACAAGGCCTCGGTCGACACCCGCCAGTTCACCCCCGTGGGAGCGCTGTGA